From the genome of Scytonema hofmannii PCC 7110, one region includes:
- a CDS encoding TrmH family RNA methyltransferase, which translates to MTGAKCSGHSRLDVEAALAEVKKLQFDRKYRDASGLFFIEGVRNFVQAIDNGFDVSTILFSEKLLTAPLARKLVRQTRRKGVNSVSITPEQFRQISHTERASGVAAIVRQRWFKLHDVSPQAGLCWVAIETVRSPGNLGTLIRTSEAVGGAGFIFIGGRAEPFDPDVLRAAMGALFRQKFVRTGFSALNEWIHRHSCHVIGASPDGTIDFHQFDYPGSTVLFLGEERQGLTQQQRDLCQHLIRIPIVGIADSLNLAVAGSLLMYEIYRSKVFKV; encoded by the coding sequence ATGACCGGCGCTAAATGTTCCGGTCACAGTCGGCTCGACGTAGAGGCTGCGTTAGCCGAAGTCAAAAAGCTTCAATTTGACCGCAAATATCGTGATGCCTCTGGATTGTTTTTCATCGAAGGTGTACGGAACTTCGTACAAGCAATTGACAACGGCTTTGATGTCTCAACAATCCTGTTTAGTGAAAAACTGCTGACAGCACCCCTAGCACGCAAGCTAGTTCGCCAGACTCGGCGCAAAGGTGTGAATAGCGTCTCCATTACACCAGAACAATTCCGACAGATTTCTCATACCGAGCGTGCTTCAGGTGTTGCTGCGATTGTGCGTCAGCGCTGGTTTAAGTTGCATGATGTTTCTCCACAAGCTGGTTTGTGCTGGGTAGCTATTGAAACTGTGCGATCGCCGGGAAACTTAGGAACGTTGATTCGTACTTCTGAAGCTGTGGGTGGTGCTGGATTCATCTTTATTGGTGGGAGAGCAGAGCCATTCGATCCTGACGTTCTTCGAGCAGCTATGGGCGCACTCTTCCGTCAGAAATTTGTACGCACCGGATTTTCTGCACTGAATGAGTGGATACACCGCCACTCCTGTCATGTCATAGGTGCTTCACCAGACGGAACTATTGACTTTCATCAATTTGATTATCCTGGTTCAACTGTTCTGTTCTTAGGTGAAGAACGTCAAGGTCTGACCCAACAACAGAGAGATTTGTGCCAGCATCTTATAAGGATTCCAATTGTAGGGATTGCTGACTCTCTCAATCTCGCTGTAGCAGGTAGCCTTTTGATGTATGAGATTTACAGGTCAAAAGTTTTCAAGGTCTAG
- a CDS encoding element excision factor XisI family protein, translating to MFDTERDRYQIISVGWNKNNRVYRPIMHLDIKNEKIWIQQNTATAAGTIICELTICNKLSKPPLVKKLEEMCL from the coding sequence ATTTTTGATACGGAACGCGATCGCTATCAAATTATCAGTGTAGGGTGGAACAAAAACAATCGAGTTTATAGACCAATCATGCATTTAGACATCAAAAATGAAAAAATCTGGATTCAGCAAAATACTGCTACAGCAGCAGGTACAATAATTTGTGAACTCACTATTTGTAACAAGCTTTCAAAGCCACCTTTGGTAAAAAAATTAGAGGAGATGTGTTTATAG
- a CDS encoding serine/threonine-protein kinase encodes MLGNTLVGRYQIISHLGGGGFGETFIASDTHLPGSPQCVVKKLKPQANDPVTLETARRLFDTEAQVLFRLGIHDSIPQLLAYFEEKEEFYLVQDFIEGSDLSYEIVPEKPLPENQVIALLEEILTILEFVHQQKVIHRDVNPHNILRRRSDGKLILIDFGAVKQIATQVVSPDRHTKFTVAIGTPGYIPSEQAQGNPKFSSDIYAVGILGIQALTGLSPEELEKDADTCEIIWRDCVSVSEEFAKVLDKMVCYDFRQRYSSASVALQALKELKKDQSQTIALIPPLINKPNPKNHIKTSSKPRKNIFLKLLAAITLIGTGIAGSIYVVNAINSTNAIELYQQANTLYDLQRYKDALSTYDRALELRPDYAKAWNGQGKTLYELKKYQEALAAYDKAIQLKPDYLEAWRGRGFALSQLQRYQESVSSLDKVLLLDKKQPEIWNEKGEVLTKIKQYDQAIDSYNNAIELRQDYYEAWYNKALVLNNLRRYDEALVAYDKVTELKPAYDRAWYSRANVLVNLRRYQDAIASYEKAVQYKPNDYLAWLSRGNLLNSLQRYQEAIDSFEQVIKYNPSNYQAWYGRAWSFHQMQRYEEAVISYDKAVQFRRGNYQAWYGRGNSLYNLKRYQDAIASYNRAISQEPNHYEPWYSKGNALLNLKLYQEAISAYSKALKLKPDYQPAIDSRERAREKLLLPLANPVETRTSSPPQ; translated from the coding sequence ATGCTAGGAAACACACTTGTTGGAAGATACCAAATTATCAGTCACTTGGGAGGAGGAGGATTTGGCGAAACTTTTATCGCTAGTGATACCCATTTACCCGGTTCTCCGCAATGTGTTGTTAAAAAACTTAAACCTCAAGCCAATGACCCTGTAACTTTAGAAACAGCAAGACGTTTATTTGATACGGAAGCTCAAGTTTTGTTTAGATTGGGAATTCACGACAGTATTCCGCAACTTTTAGCTTACTTTGAGGAAAAGGAGGAATTTTATCTTGTACAAGATTTTATTGAAGGATCGGATCTTAGCTACGAAATTGTACCTGAAAAACCTCTCCCTGAAAACCAAGTTATTGCCCTTTTAGAAGAAATTTTGACAATCTTAGAGTTTGTTCACCAACAAAAGGTCATTCACCGCGATGTCAATCCCCATAACATCCTCAGACGCCGTTCTGATGGGAAGTTAATTTTAATCGATTTTGGTGCAGTTAAACAAATCGCTACTCAAGTTGTTAGCCCCGATCGCCACACAAAATTTACTGTCGCTATTGGAACTCCTGGCTATATTCCTAGCGAACAAGCGCAGGGAAATCCAAAATTTAGCAGCGATATCTATGCTGTAGGAATTTTGGGTATTCAAGCATTGACGGGATTATCTCCTGAGGAATTAGAGAAAGACGCAGACACTTGCGAAATTATATGGCGAGATTGCGTCTCCGTCAGCGAAGAGTTTGCAAAAGTTTTGGATAAAATGGTGTGCTACGATTTTCGACAGCGCTATTCTTCAGCGTCTGTTGCTTTGCAGGCACTCAAAGAATTAAAAAAAGATCAGTCTCAAACTATAGCATTGATACCACCTTTAATAAATAAACCAAATCCAAAAAATCACATAAAAACTAGTAGTAAACCTCGTAAAAACATATTCCTAAAACTTTTAGCAGCAATTACTTTAATAGGCACAGGTATAGCAGGTTCTATATACGTTGTCAATGCTATTAATTCTACAAATGCTATAGAATTGTATCAGCAAGCAAATACACTTTACGATCTGCAACGCTACAAAGATGCTCTCTCAACTTATGACAGAGCATTAGAACTCAGACCGGATTATGCGAAAGCCTGGAATGGTCAAGGGAAAACATTATATGAGTTGAAAAAATATCAAGAAGCACTTGCGGCTTACGATAAAGCCATTCAACTGAAGCCGGATTATTTGGAAGCATGGCGCGGTCGTGGCTTTGCTTTGAGTCAGTTGCAAAGATATCAAGAATCTGTTTCTTCTTTGGATAAAGTTTTATTGTTAGACAAAAAACAGCCGGAAATTTGGAATGAAAAAGGAGAAGTATTAACAAAAATAAAACAATACGACCAAGCTATTGACTCTTATAATAACGCCATTGAATTAAGGCAAGACTATTATGAGGCTTGGTATAATAAGGCGTTAGTTCTTAATAATTTGAGACGCTATGATGAGGCACTTGTGGCTTATGATAAAGTCACTGAACTCAAACCAGCTTATGATCGCGCTTGGTACAGTCGCGCTAATGTCTTGGTGAATTTACGCCGCTATCAAGATGCGATCGCATCCTATGAGAAAGCAGTGCAATACAAACCAAATGACTACTTGGCTTGGCTGTCTAGAGGGAATTTACTCAACAGTTTGCAACGCTATCAAGAAGCGATAGACTCTTTTGAGCAAGTCATTAAATACAACCCCAGTAACTATCAAGCTTGGTATGGACGGGCTTGGTCATTTCATCAAATGCAACGTTATGAAGAAGCAGTGATATCTTATGATAAAGCTGTTCAATTCAGACGCGGTAACTATCAAGCTTGGTATGGACGGGGAAATTCATTGTATAACTTGAAAAGATATCAAGATGCGATCGCCTCTTACAATAGAGCCATCAGTCAAGAACCAAACCATTACGAACCTTGGTACAGCAAAGGTAATGCTTTGTTAAACTTGAAACTGTATCAAGAAGCTATTTCAGCATATAGTAAGGCGCTTAAACTGAAGCCAGATTATCAACCAGCAATCGATTCTCGCGAACGAGCACGGGAAAAGTTATTATTACCATTAGCAAATCCTGTAGAGACGCGCACTAGCTCGCCTCCACAGTAG
- a CDS encoding pentapeptide repeat-containing protein has translation MKATELLSQYAAGVRDFTEAELSEVNLEGANLSEVILDRALLDGANLNGANLSQASLTNADLNGANLAQANLSGADLSGAILDGAILDGAILDNANLTQSDLTVAKLITATLNEANLHEANLTAANLDRANLSGADLVVADLTDANLSQAELQDANLNGANLERANLEGTLLDSEQP, from the coding sequence ATGAAAGCAACAGAACTCCTCTCACAATATGCAGCAGGTGTTAGAGATTTTACAGAAGCCGAACTGAGTGAGGTGAATCTCGAAGGAGCCAATCTCAGTGAAGTTATTTTAGACAGGGCTTTACTAGATGGAGCGAATCTGAATGGGGCAAATCTCAGCCAAGCCAGTCTCACAAATGCAGATCTCAATGGAGCAAATTTAGCGCAGGCAAATTTGAGTGGAGCCGACTTAAGTGGAGCCATTTTAGATGGGGCAATTTTAGACGGAGCCATACTCGATAATGCTAACTTAACTCAGTCTGACTTGACTGTTGCTAAACTAATAACTGCAACTCTAAACGAGGCTAACTTACATGAAGCGAATCTAACGGCTGCAAATTTGGATAGAGCTAACTTGAGTGGCGCGGATTTAGTTGTTGCTGACTTAACAGATGCAAATTTGAGCCAAGCGGAACTTCAAGATGCTAATTTGAATGGAGCTAATTTGGAAAGAGCTAATTTAGAAGGAACGCTTTTAGATTCAGAACAACCATAA
- a CDS encoding type II toxin-antitoxin system HicB family antitoxin, translated as MKYAIAVQWSEEDQCYVVLLAEFTNVMQPCTHGDTYEEALKNAREVLDLLIETALENGEPLPNPKTFEQLFQIL; from the coding sequence ATGAAATACGCGATCGCCGTTCAATGGTCAGAGGAAGACCAATGCTATGTAGTTTTACTGGCAGAGTTTACTAACGTTATGCAGCCTTGCACTCATGGAGATACTTACGAAGAAGCTCTTAAAAATGCTCGAGAAGTGCTAGATCTGTTAATCGAAACAGCTTTGGAAAATGGCGAACCTCTTCCAAATCCAAAAACGTTCGAGCAACTCTTCCAAATCCTATAG
- a CDS encoding SAM-dependent methyltransferase codes for MTLAAISGHTNDKISEIVPMYSNELDRWNQRYSSSEYFFGQQPNEFLRSQSYRLRPGQKVLAIADGEGRNGVWLASLGLDVLSIDISPIALEKAQRLAASQGVTITTEVADLATWDWAVERFDCVVAIFIQFAGSDLRTHIFEQIQASLKTGGLLLLQGYTPKQLEFKTGGPPYIENMYTAQLLQESFHNMEILHLVEHDAILSEGVGHNGMSALVDLVCRK; via the coding sequence TTGACACTAGCCGCCATTTCCGGACATACTAATGACAAAATTTCTGAAATCGTACCTATGTACAGTAACGAACTTGATCGATGGAACCAGAGGTACTCAAGTAGCGAATATTTTTTTGGTCAGCAACCGAATGAGTTCTTGCGTTCTCAGAGTTACAGGTTGAGACCGGGGCAAAAAGTGCTGGCGATCGCTGATGGAGAGGGACGTAACGGAGTTTGGCTTGCTTCCTTGGGACTTGATGTTTTGTCTATAGATATCTCACCAATTGCTCTTGAAAAGGCACAGCGTTTAGCAGCGAGTCAAGGCGTAACAATTACAACAGAGGTTGCCGATCTCGCCACCTGGGATTGGGCAGTAGAGCGGTTCGATTGCGTAGTAGCAATATTCATCCAATTTGCCGGCTCCGATCTCCGCACGCACATTTTTGAGCAGATTCAGGCATCTCTAAAAACTGGAGGCTTACTACTTCTACAAGGTTATACACCCAAGCAGTTGGAGTTTAAAACTGGAGGTCCACCATATATAGAAAATATGTATACCGCCCAGTTACTTCAAGAATCATTCCATAATATGGAAATTCTACATCTGGTGGAACACGATGCTATCTTATCCGAAGGGGTAGGGCATAATGGAATGTCCGCACTTGTGGATCTGGTATGCCGTAAATGA
- a CDS encoding rhomboid family intramembrane serine protease: MIPIGDNVFFFTRRKPIIVYLLIGIHLALFLWELKLELSGELGAFVNAWGIVPAQINGAIASALSGNPAAWIVVLMRGTFLLTGMFLHGSFSQILGNLIFLWVFGRTVESVLGYGRFLLLYLVSGLLTGLLQVLVEPSLTIPLIGANGAIASILGAFVLKFPQSKIYTILPLLIIFIPIELPAFFYLFWWFVQQLSYGIGSLNIPGGVNSFSIGYWAHGAGIVIGAVFMKLLSQKGRGQ; encoded by the coding sequence ATGATTCCTATTGGTGATAACGTTTTCTTTTTCACGCGCCGAAAGCCAATCATTGTTTATTTGCTGATTGGCATTCATCTTGCTTTGTTTTTGTGGGAACTGAAACTAGAGTTAAGCGGTGAGTTGGGTGCTTTTGTCAATGCTTGGGGTATTGTACCCGCACAGATAAATGGTGCGATCGCATCAGCACTATCTGGTAACCCAGCCGCTTGGATAGTTGTCCTGATGCGTGGGACTTTTCTCCTGACGGGAATGTTCCTGCACGGTAGTTTTAGTCAAATTTTGGGTAATTTAATCTTTCTCTGGGTTTTTGGTAGAACGGTTGAAAGTGTTCTGGGATATGGGCGATTCTTGTTACTTTACTTAGTTTCCGGTCTTTTGACTGGGCTTTTACAAGTGTTAGTTGAACCTAGCTTAACAATACCATTGATTGGTGCAAATGGAGCTATTGCATCTATTTTAGGAGCTTTTGTTCTGAAATTCCCCCAATCTAAAATTTACACTATTTTACCTTTATTGATTATCTTTATTCCTATAGAACTACCAGCCTTTTTCTATCTATTTTGGTGGTTTGTGCAGCAATTATCTTATGGCATTGGTAGTTTAAATATTCCTGGTGGTGTTAATTCCTTTAGCATTGGTTATTGGGCGCATGGTGCGGGAATAGTTATCGGTGCAGTTTTTATGAAGTTATTATCACAGAAAGGCAGAGGGCAATGA
- a CDS encoding DUF262 domain-containing protein, producing MDSEVQDSDVIMTDEDTAEEDRGDNGGLYPYDPTKADIDIREDPQTVFELMRKYDNGKLIIDPDFQRNLVWQLEQKSKFIESVILNFPLPPWYVNQTVEGKYLIVDGLQRTSTLHEFVNDEFKLTGLEALTKLNGYNFSELKQLPGDYQTKVEDKKLNIYIIKPSVPIKIVYDIFNRINTGGTKLERQEVRNCIFSGKSTKLLKELSEKDFFKNAIDKGISPKRMKDREVILRYLAFKIFQYENDYQGDLSDFVENAMKKINKMPNEKIEQLKKDFERVMIWTYDFFGKKNFRLPSGESRGRINIAIFDSVSYFFSLNSDEFLTAHKETIQQNFIKLLENQEYLDSVKYATSSKAKVISRFKIAQEILGSV from the coding sequence ATGGATAGTGAAGTGCAGGACAGCGATGTCATCATGACGGATGAAGACACTGCTGAAGAAGATAGAGGTGATAATGGAGGTTTGTATCCTTATGATCCAACTAAGGCAGATATTGACATTAGAGAAGATCCTCAAACAGTTTTTGAGTTAATGAGAAAATATGATAATGGAAAACTTATTATAGATCCAGATTTTCAACGTAATTTAGTTTGGCAACTGGAACAGAAAAGTAAATTTATTGAATCTGTTATTCTTAACTTTCCCTTACCTCCTTGGTATGTGAATCAAACCGTGGAAGGTAAATATCTTATTGTAGACGGATTACAGCGCACATCCACACTACACGAATTTGTTAATGATGAGTTTAAACTAACTGGTTTAGAGGCTCTTACTAAGTTAAATGGTTATAATTTCTCGGAATTGAAACAATTACCAGGAGATTATCAAACCAAAGTAGAAGATAAAAAACTAAACATTTACATTATCAAACCTTCTGTACCGATAAAAATTGTTTATGATATTTTCAATAGAATTAATACTGGAGGCACAAAACTTGAGCGTCAAGAAGTCAGAAATTGTATCTTTTCAGGAAAATCTACAAAGCTTTTAAAGGAATTATCAGAAAAAGATTTTTTTAAAAATGCTATTGATAAGGGAATTTCACCAAAAAGGATGAAAGACAGAGAAGTTATTTTGCGATATTTAGCCTTCAAAATTTTTCAATACGAAAATGATTACCAAGGCGATCTGAGTGATTTTGTAGAAAACGCTATGAAAAAAATTAATAAGATGCCCAATGAAAAAATAGAGCAACTTAAGAAGGATTTTGAGCGTGTAATGATTTGGACATATGATTTTTTCGGTAAGAAAAATTTTCGCTTACCCTCTGGCGAGAGTAGAGGAAGAATCAATATTGCTATATTCGATTCTGTATCTTACTTTTTTTCCTTGAATAGTGATGAATTTTTGACAGCGCATAAAGAAACCATACAACAAAACTTTATAAAATTGCTAGAGAATCAAGAATATCTTGATTCAGTGAAGTATGCTACTAGTAGTAAGGCTAAGGTGATTAGCAGATTCAAAATAGCACAAGAAATTTTGGGTAGTGTATAA
- a CDS encoding SDR family oxidoreductase produces the protein MTQLLGKVVWITGASSGIGEALTYEMARQGAKIILSSRRENELHRVKNNCLGESEHYKILPLDLTKVETLKSSAEQAESFFGQVDILINNGGISQRSLATKTSIEVEREIMEVNFFSAIALTKYVLPRMIVRQSGHLIAISSLVGKFGTPFRSTYAASKHALHGYFDSLRAEIWKENIQVTIICPGYIQTNVSLNALTETGDKYNIMDKNQAEGLPASQCAKAIVEAIQSNKEEIYIGGKEIAGVYLKRFFPNLLSKVVRQIQP, from the coding sequence ATGACACAGTTATTGGGCAAAGTTGTATGGATAACTGGTGCTTCTTCAGGTATAGGAGAAGCACTAACTTATGAAATGGCACGACAGGGGGCTAAAATTATTTTATCGTCACGCAGAGAAAACGAATTACATAGAGTTAAGAATAATTGTCTGGGAGAATCAGAGCATTATAAAATTCTTCCTCTTGATTTAACTAAAGTAGAAACATTAAAATCATCCGCAGAACAAGCCGAAAGCTTTTTTGGTCAAGTCGATATTCTCATTAATAATGGAGGAATTAGCCAGCGATCTCTGGCTACCAAAACTAGTATAGAGGTTGAACGAGAAATTATGGAAGTCAATTTCTTTTCTGCGATCGCTTTAACAAAATATGTTTTGCCAAGAATGATAGTCAGACAATCGGGACATCTTATTGCTATCAGCAGTCTTGTGGGAAAATTTGGTACACCATTTCGTTCCACATATGCTGCTTCTAAACACGCATTGCATGGTTATTTTGATTCTTTAAGAGCAGAAATATGGAAAGAAAACATACAAGTTACGATAATTTGTCCTGGCTATATTCAAACCAATGTCTCCCTTAATGCATTAACAGAAACAGGAGACAAATATAATATAATGGACAAAAATCAAGCAGAAGGATTGCCCGCTTCTCAATGCGCCAAAGCAATAGTCGAGGCTATTCAATCAAATAAAGAAGAAATTTATATTGGTGGAAAAGAAATTGCCGGAGTGTATCTCAAGCGATTTTTTCCAAATTTATTGTCAAAAGTTGTACGTCAAATACAACCTTAA
- a CDS encoding FAD-dependent monooxygenase, whose amino-acid sequence MYLELAMQTLGKAIVPTMPKVIVIGGGIGGLTLARACLDVGIEVKVYEKRQLDTMLSGPGGIFIQRNAMRVYRLLWGGKIFNRFYEQGGKILKGGFSSKTGDPLYINSPEFVGEQDLGVCLLRPELQQILYEALPQGTVQTGIAFKSFEDTGDSVKIYFQDGSTEIGDILVGADGLYSKVRACLDGKELLEDPVYSGMCCWRGYFDRGNIPLDPQYSWMEYWGRGNRFGYFDVGGGRFSFYAFNNSKVAVNDDAVGGSIQALRQIFSDYAQPVPAIIETLDNKKIYRDDIFDREPLSTEWGKGRVTLIGDAAHPVQPNLGQGGCMAVEDAFEIAKLLTLSVNHEQIPSLLRQYERSRSQRVTRVFNVSRQVGTLGQTNSSIGCFFRNWVYKLTPRWLADLQFKWLFDYQPSWEKVVSQPDI is encoded by the coding sequence ATGTATTTGGAGCTAGCAATGCAAACTTTAGGGAAAGCCATCGTTCCGACAATGCCAAAGGTAATTGTGATTGGGGGTGGAATAGGTGGTTTGACTTTAGCCCGTGCGTGTCTTGACGTGGGAATTGAAGTTAAGGTGTACGAAAAGCGCCAACTTGATACCATGTTATCTGGACCTGGAGGTATATTTATTCAGCGTAATGCCATGCGGGTTTACCGCCTTCTGTGGGGAGGCAAGATTTTCAACCGTTTTTACGAACAAGGAGGCAAAATTTTAAAGGGCGGATTCTCTAGTAAAACAGGAGATCCTTTATACATTAACTCCCCAGAATTTGTTGGCGAACAAGATTTAGGTGTATGTCTTCTCAGACCCGAACTGCAACAGATTTTATATGAAGCTTTACCTCAGGGAACAGTGCAAACTGGTATCGCCTTTAAAAGCTTTGAAGATACTGGGGATAGTGTAAAGATTTACTTTCAAGATGGAAGTACAGAGATTGGAGACATTTTAGTAGGTGCTGATGGTTTGTACTCAAAGGTGCGTGCTTGTCTTGACGGTAAAGAGCTTCTAGAAGATCCGGTTTACAGTGGGATGTGTTGTTGGAGGGGATATTTTGACAGAGGGAACATACCGCTAGATCCACAATATAGTTGGATGGAATACTGGGGTCGGGGAAATCGTTTTGGCTATTTTGATGTTGGAGGAGGTCGATTTTCCTTCTATGCTTTTAACAACAGCAAAGTTGCTGTTAATGATGATGCAGTTGGCGGCTCCATCCAAGCGTTACGGCAAATTTTTTCTGATTATGCCCAACCAGTACCAGCTATTATTGAGACTTTAGATAACAAGAAGATTTACCGAGATGATATTTTTGACAGGGAACCTTTAAGTACTGAGTGGGGAAAAGGTCGGGTGACCTTAATTGGAGATGCGGCTCATCCGGTACAACCAAATCTAGGTCAGGGTGGCTGTATGGCAGTGGAAGACGCTTTTGAAATCGCTAAGTTACTAACTCTCAGTGTTAACCACGAGCAAATTCCTTCTCTACTGCGTCAGTATGAACGCAGCCGCAGCCAAAGGGTAACTCGCGTCTTCAATGTATCCCGCCAAGTAGGTACGCTTGGTCAAACTAACTCTTCTATAGGATGTTTTTTTCGCAACTGGGTTTACAAGCTCACTCCTAGGTGGTTAGCTGATTTGCAATTTAAATGGTTATTTGATTACCAACCTTCATGGGAAAAGGTAGTATCTCAACCTGATATATAA
- a CDS encoding DUF5131 family protein — MASTNTGIEWTDRTWNPTTGCDKVSPGCTHCYAEALTKRFSKNFPQGFELTLHPNRLQEPFHWRTPSRIFVNSMSDLFHEEVPLSFIKEIFEVIRQTPRHIYQILTKRHERLLQLAPELEWFDNVWMGVSVENQHYVHRVDYLRQVPAKVRFLSCEPLLSSLTIDLTDIDWVIVGGESGTKHRPMKIEWVQSIRDQCKAAEVAFFFKQVGGRTPKAGGRLLEGQIWDEMPKAWDQHRQNLKETNVLVRTKKEPSHLVSCS, encoded by the coding sequence ATGGCTAGTACAAACACAGGTATAGAGTGGACTGATAGAACGTGGAATCCCACAACTGGTTGCGACAAAGTAAGTCCAGGGTGTACGCACTGTTATGCTGAAGCACTCACAAAACGTTTTAGTAAAAATTTTCCTCAAGGATTTGAATTAACGCTGCACCCCAATCGTTTGCAAGAACCATTTCATTGGCGTACTCCAAGCCGTATTTTTGTCAACTCCATGAGTGACCTTTTTCATGAAGAAGTACCACTTTCATTTATTAAAGAAATTTTTGAAGTCATTCGACAAACACCAAGACATATATATCAAATCTTGACTAAAAGGCACGAACGATTACTGCAGCTAGCACCTGAATTAGAATGGTTTGATAATGTATGGATGGGAGTGTCCGTAGAAAATCAGCATTATGTTCACCGTGTTGACTACTTACGACAAGTACCAGCCAAAGTGCGGTTTTTATCATGTGAACCTCTCTTAAGTTCTTTAACAATTGATTTAACTGATATTGATTGGGTCATTGTTGGGGGAGAATCAGGAACAAAACACCGCCCTATGAAAATAGAGTGGGTGCAAAGCATTCGAGATCAGTGCAAAGCTGCTGAAGTAGCATTTTTCTTTAAGCAAGTTGGTGGTCGGACACCTAAAGCTGGAGGGCGACTTCTGGAGGGGCAAATTTGGGATGAAATGCCAAAAGCTTGGGATCAACACAGACAAAATTTGAAGGAAACTAATGTATTGGTTCGTACAAAAAAGGAACCCAGTCACCTCGTATCTTGTTCCTAG
- a CDS encoding UPF0175 family protein, whose protein sequence is MSEITINLPEEVFSARRLPPAEFVREMRLAAAIYWYQKQEMSMEKAASVAGLNRRDFLDALNREKVDVFAVDFEDLQRELNRD, encoded by the coding sequence ATGTCGGAAATCACAATTAACTTACCCGAAGAAGTTTTTAGCGCACGCCGCCTTCCTCCAGCAGAATTTGTGCGCGAGATGCGTTTAGCTGCGGCAATTTATTGGTATCAAAAGCAGGAAATGTCAATGGAAAAAGCTGCTTCCGTTGCCGGATTAAACCGTAGAGACTTTCTTGACGCCTTGAACCGCGAAAAAGTCGATGTTTTTGCTGTTGATTTTGAAGATTTACAACGTGAGTTAAACCGTGACTGA